The proteins below are encoded in one region of Chloroflexota bacterium:
- a CDS encoding isoleucine--tRNA ligase gives MAFKQVPNKVDFIEQEHEVLQFWKESNAFAKMRAIHKGQPTWSFIDGPITANNPMGVHHGWGRTYKDLYNRYWTMRGRELRYQNGFDCQGLWVEVEVEKEKGFKSKMDIEAYGLDAFVKECKARVLRYAGVQTDQSVRLGYWMEWNDPEKLNWLADRLLEDPLQEITFTGPNGKTVTDTVEQVIGQLGLPQLGGSYFTFSNENNFMIWKMIKKSWEKGWLYRGADVMPWCPRCATGISQHEIVTDGYMELTHRSVTLRFPLRERPGESLLVWTTTPWTLTSNVAAAVGPELDYVKVQNGEHILYLSKGTLHMLRGEYQVLAELKGKEMEGWTYDGPFDDLPAANTPGGVTYLNELIEGIEATAAQTHQVILWDEVGEAEGTGIVHIAPGCGAEDFELGKEHKFPLIAPIEDEGDFIEGFGWLSGMHVSEVGEPIFKNLEEKGVLYVVEPYTHRYPTCWRCKTELVFRLVDEWFISMGELYDKPREEVTAAEKETSLRYQIMDVVDQIRWIPEFGHKRELDWLRNMHDWMISKKRYWGLALPIWVCEDCDSYHVIGDEHELEARAIAGWDEFKGHTPHRPFIDKIKLACECGGEMNRIPDVGNPWLDAGIVSFSTLSYREDPDFWRKWYPANWISESFPGQFRNWFYSLLAMATVLDNSVPFLENFGYASLLAEDGRQMHKSWGNSIEFNDAADKMGVDTMRWLYCAHKPENDLLFGFHRAEETRRRFIIPLWNVYSFFATYASLDGWVPSPPSPLPLGEGGGGRGAGGGGFNPAIPEGATPQSDNPLDRWILARLNQVVARVTDAFTNSDAYSATLAFESLMDDLSNWYVRRSRRRFWKSEHDSDKDTAYATLWHVLVKMSRALAPVIPFITDVMYQNLVRGVFENAYESVHHTDWPDVDQAAIDEKLIYEMDLARRLASLGLSARGDAGIKVRQPLSKMLAYVSEGQAELSDELVEIVADELNIKAFEFIATADDLVSYKLLPNNKLLGPKFGADFPALRAALAALDPAEVVAKVEAGEPVTCSLQLATGEETVTLTSEEIIVTTEAAEGLAVAADKLVTVAIETTLTAELKAEGLAREIVRRVQAQRKSADFNIEDRITTWYTSAGSLEDVFRAWGEYIQAETLTTELIPGDPPTEAFIETHTIEGEQVTIGMKQN, from the coding sequence ATGGCCTTCAAACAAGTACCCAACAAAGTCGATTTTATCGAACAAGAACACGAAGTATTGCAATTCTGGAAAGAGTCGAATGCTTTCGCCAAAATGCGCGCTATCCATAAGGGACAGCCAACCTGGTCGTTCATTGATGGGCCGATTACGGCCAATAACCCGATGGGCGTGCATCACGGCTGGGGACGTACCTACAAAGACCTTTACAACCGTTACTGGACAATGCGCGGCCGCGAGTTGCGCTACCAGAACGGCTTCGATTGCCAGGGTTTATGGGTTGAAGTGGAAGTCGAAAAAGAGAAAGGTTTCAAATCGAAAATGGATATTGAAGCCTACGGCCTGGATGCCTTCGTCAAAGAATGCAAGGCGCGCGTGCTGCGTTATGCGGGTGTGCAAACGGATCAATCCGTGCGTTTGGGCTACTGGATGGAATGGAACGACCCTGAAAAACTCAACTGGCTGGCCGACCGGCTGCTAGAAGACCCGCTGCAAGAGATCACCTTCACTGGGCCGAATGGCAAAACCGTCACCGACACGGTGGAACAGGTCATCGGGCAATTGGGTCTACCCCAACTGGGCGGCAGCTACTTTACCTTCTCCAACGAGAACAACTTCATGATCTGGAAGATGATCAAAAAGAGTTGGGAGAAAGGTTGGCTTTACCGCGGCGCTGATGTCATGCCCTGGTGCCCGCGTTGCGCCACCGGCATCAGCCAGCACGAAATCGTCACCGATGGGTATATGGAGTTGACGCATCGCTCTGTTACGCTCCGTTTCCCGTTGCGCGAACGCCCCGGCGAATCACTCTTGGTTTGGACGACCACCCCTTGGACGCTCACCAGCAACGTCGCCGCGGCCGTTGGCCCCGAACTCGACTACGTCAAAGTGCAAAACGGCGAGCATATCCTGTATCTTTCCAAAGGTACGCTGCACATGTTGCGCGGCGAATATCAGGTATTGGCCGAACTCAAAGGCAAAGAAATGGAAGGCTGGACCTATGACGGCCCCTTTGATGATCTGCCCGCCGCCAATACACCCGGTGGCGTGACTTATCTCAACGAACTGATTGAAGGTATTGAAGCCACCGCCGCTCAGACTCATCAGGTCATCCTGTGGGATGAAGTCGGCGAAGCCGAAGGTACGGGCATCGTCCACATTGCCCCCGGCTGCGGCGCCGAAGACTTTGAACTTGGCAAGGAGCATAAATTCCCGCTGATTGCCCCCATCGAAGATGAAGGCGATTTCATTGAAGGCTTCGGCTGGCTCAGCGGGATGCACGTCTCCGAGGTGGGCGAACCCATTTTCAAGAATCTCGAAGAAAAAGGCGTACTCTATGTGGTAGAACCCTACACCCACCGCTACCCTACCTGCTGGCGCTGCAAAACCGAGTTGGTTTTCCGACTGGTGGATGAGTGGTTTATCAGCATGGGTGAACTCTACGACAAACCGCGCGAAGAAGTCACCGCCGCCGAGAAAGAAACCTCCCTGCGTTACCAGATCATGGACGTGGTCGATCAAATTCGCTGGATTCCTGAATTCGGTCACAAGCGCGAACTCGACTGGCTGCGCAATATGCACGACTGGATGATCTCCAAGAAACGCTATTGGGGTCTGGCGTTGCCTATCTGGGTCTGTGAAGACTGCGACAGCTATCATGTGATTGGCGATGAGCACGAACTCGAAGCGCGCGCCATCGCCGGTTGGGATGAATTCAAAGGCCACACGCCCCACCGCCCCTTCATCGACAAGATCAAACTCGCCTGCGAGTGCGGCGGTGAGATGAACCGCATCCCCGATGTGGGCAACCCCTGGCTGGATGCCGGCATCGTCAGCTTTTCCACGCTCAGCTATCGCGAAGACCCCGATTTCTGGCGTAAATGGTACCCCGCCAATTGGATCAGCGAATCCTTCCCCGGCCAATTCCGCAACTGGTTCTACTCGCTGCTGGCGATGGCAACCGTACTCGACAATTCAGTGCCCTTCCTTGAAAACTTTGGCTATGCCAGCCTGTTGGCTGAAGATGGCCGCCAGATGCACAAAAGCTGGGGCAACTCCATCGAATTCAACGACGCCGCCGACAAAATGGGCGTAGATACCATGCGCTGGCTCTACTGCGCCCATAAGCCCGAAAATGACCTGCTTTTCGGTTTTCACCGCGCTGAAGAAACCCGCCGCCGCTTCATTATCCCGCTGTGGAATGTCTATTCTTTCTTTGCAACGTATGCCAGTTTGGATGGTTGGGTTCCCTCACCCCCTTCCCCTCTCCCATTGGGAGAGGGGGGAGGGGGCCGGGGGGCGGGGGGGGGGGGCTTCAACCCTGCAATCCCGGAGGGAGCCACGCCCCAAAGCGACAATCCGTTAGACAGGTGGATACTCGCCCGCCTGAACCAGGTGGTGGCGCGTGTGACCGATGCTTTTACCAACTCCGATGCGTATTCAGCTACTCTGGCCTTCGAATCCCTGATGGATGACCTGAGCAACTGGTACGTGCGCCGTTCGCGCCGCCGCTTCTGGAAATCGGAACACGACAGCGATAAAGATACCGCCTACGCCACCCTGTGGCATGTGCTCGTCAAAATGAGCCGCGCTCTGGCTCCCGTGATTCCTTTCATCACCGATGTGATGTACCAAAATCTGGTGCGCGGTGTCTTCGAAAACGCCTACGAGAGCGTCCATCACACCGATTGGCCTGATGTCGACCAGGCTGCGATTGACGAGAAACTCATCTACGAGATGGATCTGGCCCGCCGCCTGGCCAGCCTGGGCCTCAGCGCCCGCGGCGATGCAGGCATCAAAGTGCGCCAGCCGCTTAGCAAAATGTTGGCCTATGTCAGCGAGGGGCAGGCCGAGTTGAGCGACGAATTGGTCGAAATTGTGGCCGATGAACTCAATATCAAGGCCTTTGAATTTATTGCTACTGCCGATGATTTGGTGAGCTACAAATTGCTGCCCAATAACAAATTACTTGGCCCCAAGTTTGGCGCGGATTTCCCGGCTCTTCGGGCGGCATTGGCTGCGCTAGACCCCGCCGAAGTCGTTGCCAAAGTCGAAGCGGGCGAACCCGTAACTTGCAGCTTGCAGCTTGCGACTGGGGAAGAAACCGTTACACTAACCAGCGAAGAAATCATCGTCACCACCGAAGCCGCCGAAGGTCTGGCTGTGGCTGCGGACAAGTTGGTCACGGTAGCGATTGAAACCACCCTAACGGCAGAACTCAAAGCCGAAGGTCTGGCGCGGGAGATTGTCCGCCGGGTGCAGGCCCAACGCAAGAGCGCAGATTTCAACATCGAGGACAGAATCACCACCTGGTACACGTCCGCTGGCTCGCTTGAAGATGTGTTCCGGGCCTGGGGCGAGTACATCCAGGCGGAGACGCTCACCACTGA